A stretch of Microbacterium sp. LWH3-1.2 DNA encodes these proteins:
- a CDS encoding SGNH/GDSL hydrolase family protein gives MHAPGRTRARRLWLPLMGAALAVAAVCAVAFLRPWGAPEPVAPAAAAEGDVAVAASVPPAPLVLDEGARVLVFGDSWVYGSAATVPTLGFAYLLADELGVETIVNGVRGSGYLKPGLDGPAYGERIDVLDPALDPDLIIVEGSINDRRLYPSGYRDAVTAAWDALEARYPDAEIVILGPSPQVLPVEDATRRIDADLSELAGARGWWYISPIAEDWITDANYPEVIDTGPIGRDHPSTDGHAYLADRVATAIERMEQQPAIVADAPLDDTPRAP, from the coding sequence ATGCACGCGCCCGGCCGCACCCGAGCTCGGCGGCTCTGGCTCCCCCTGATGGGCGCAGCCCTGGCCGTCGCCGCAGTGTGCGCGGTGGCCTTCCTGCGACCCTGGGGCGCACCCGAACCGGTGGCTCCTGCGGCGGCGGCCGAGGGTGACGTCGCGGTCGCAGCATCCGTTCCTCCCGCTCCCCTGGTGCTCGACGAGGGCGCACGCGTGCTGGTGTTCGGCGACTCGTGGGTCTACGGCTCGGCGGCGACCGTGCCGACGCTCGGCTTCGCGTACCTGCTCGCCGACGAGCTCGGCGTCGAGACCATCGTGAACGGCGTGCGCGGCAGCGGCTACCTCAAGCCAGGCCTTGACGGGCCGGCGTACGGCGAGCGCATCGACGTACTGGACCCGGCGCTCGACCCCGACCTCATCATCGTCGAAGGTTCCATCAACGACCGCAGGCTCTATCCGAGCGGATATCGGGATGCCGTCACCGCCGCGTGGGACGCCCTCGAGGCCCGCTATCCCGACGCCGAGATCGTGATCCTCGGCCCGTCGCCGCAGGTTCTGCCCGTGGAGGACGCGACCCGGAGGATCGACGCCGATCTCAGCGAGCTCGCCGGCGCGCGCGGCTGGTGGTACATCTCCCCCATCGCGGAGGACTGGATCACCGACGCCAACTACCCGGAGGTCATCGACACCGGTCCCATCGGGCGCGACCACCCCTCGACCGACGGCCACGCGTACCTCGCCGACCGCGTCGCGACAGCGATCGAGCGCATGGAGCAGCAGCCCGCGATCGTCGCGGACGCGCCCCTCGACGACACTCCCCGCGCTCCCTGA
- a CDS encoding FAD-binding oxidoreductase — protein sequence MSASATDARTAHAAGVRRLLESYWALPPDAQVRLAKRTSNLFRSRAETAARGLDTSGLTGVIRVDPEGRTADVAGMCTYEHLFAATLPHGLAPLVVPQLKTITVGGAVTGLGIESTSFRSGLPHESVVEMDILTGAGEVITASASKHADLYRAFPNSYGTLGYAVRLRIELETVQPFVTLRHVRFHTIADLMAAMDRIVASRRLDDVPVDYLDGVVFSADESYLCVGTQSSAPGLVSDYTGRHIYYRSIQHDDAGKADRLTTHDYLWRWDTDWFWCSAAFGAQHPLVRRLWPRRYLRSATYSRLMRLERRFDIGDRLERMRGRPARERVIQDIEVPIARCDEFVDWFLRNVPITPIWLCPLRLRDHDAWPLYPLHPSATYVNVGFWSTVPVGAIEGETNRLIEQKVRELDGHKSLYSDAYYSREDFDSFYGGADYRAAKRRYDPGGRLLDLYQKAVERR from the coding sequence GTGTCCGCATCCGCGACCGACGCCCGCACCGCGCACGCCGCCGGCGTGCGGCGGCTGCTCGAGAGTTACTGGGCGCTGCCGCCGGACGCGCAGGTCCGGCTCGCCAAGCGCACCTCGAACCTGTTCCGCTCGCGCGCGGAAACTGCCGCCCGCGGCCTCGACACGTCGGGGTTGACGGGAGTCATCCGCGTCGATCCTGAGGGTCGCACGGCGGACGTCGCGGGCATGTGCACCTACGAGCATCTCTTCGCCGCGACTCTGCCGCACGGGCTTGCACCCCTCGTCGTGCCGCAACTGAAGACAATCACGGTCGGCGGCGCGGTCACGGGCCTGGGCATCGAGTCGACGTCGTTCCGAAGCGGGCTGCCGCATGAATCGGTGGTCGAGATGGACATCCTCACCGGCGCGGGCGAGGTGATCACGGCATCCGCGAGCAAGCACGCCGACCTGTACCGGGCGTTCCCCAATTCCTACGGCACTCTCGGCTACGCGGTGCGTCTGCGCATCGAACTCGAGACGGTCCAGCCGTTCGTGACTCTCCGGCACGTGCGCTTTCACACGATCGCCGATCTGATGGCGGCGATGGACCGTATCGTCGCGTCGCGTCGCCTGGACGACGTGCCGGTGGACTATCTCGACGGCGTGGTGTTCAGCGCCGACGAGAGCTACCTGTGCGTCGGGACCCAGAGCTCCGCGCCCGGCCTGGTCAGCGACTACACGGGTCGACACATCTACTACCGGTCCATCCAGCACGACGACGCCGGGAAAGCCGACCGGCTCACCACCCACGACTACCTCTGGCGGTGGGACACCGACTGGTTCTGGTGCTCGGCAGCGTTCGGGGCGCAGCATCCCCTCGTCCGCCGCCTGTGGCCCCGACGCTACCTCCGCAGCGCCACGTACAGCAGGCTCATGCGGCTGGAACGCCGATTCGACATCGGCGATCGTCTGGAGAGGATGCGCGGGCGCCCCGCGCGCGAGCGCGTGATCCAGGACATCGAAGTGCCGATCGCCCGATGCGACGAATTCGTCGACTGGTTCCTCCGGAACGTGCCGATCACACCCATCTGGCTCTGTCCGCTGCGATTGCGCGACCATGACGCGTGGCCGCTCTACCCGCTGCATCCATCCGCGACGTACGTCAACGTCGGCTTCTGGTCCACCGTGCCGGTCGGGGCGATCGAAGGCGAGACGAACCGGCTGATCGAGCAGAAGGTGCGCGAGCTGGACGGGCACAAATCGCTGTACTCCGACGCGTACTATTCGCGGGAGGACTTCGACTCGTTCTACGGCGGGGCCGACTATCGAGCGGCGAAAAGGCGGTACGACCCCGGCGGGCGACTGCTCGACCTCTATCAGAAGGCCGTGGAACGACGATGA
- a CDS encoding immunity protein Imm33 domain-containing protein, which produces MTDPDRQRDGDELHLLAGVSASLIEGDWEWPLHGLRHPPTASTSGWYVWTGKLSSDDDFFRPWHLSHLIDQEPSLLRVLEMAPGTRFVIAPGYADVWHDPALLEVEWTPVGPQIGPSSRSRA; this is translated from the coding sequence GTGACTGACCCCGACCGCCAGCGAGATGGGGATGAGCTGCACTTGCTCGCTGGCGTCTCCGCGTCGCTGATCGAGGGCGATTGGGAATGGCCCCTGCACGGACTGCGGCATCCTCCAACCGCAAGTACCAGCGGTTGGTATGTCTGGACGGGCAAGCTCTCGAGTGACGACGATTTCTTCAGGCCGTGGCACTTGAGCCATCTCATCGATCAGGAGCCCTCGCTTCTGCGAGTTCTCGAGATGGCTCCCGGGACGAGGTTTGTGATCGCCCCGGGCTACGCGGACGTTTGGCACGATCCCGCTCTGCTCGAAGTGGAGTGGACGCCGGTTGGCCCGCAGATCGGTCCCTCATCGCGCTCGCGCGCTTGA
- a CDS encoding homoserine dehydrogenase, translating to MTDYRRLRVALLGAGSVGSQVASLLRQHADELADRAGARLELVGIAVRDVGAKRDVDLPRELFTTDADSLIVGSDIVIELMGGIEPAREYLLHAINSGADVVTANKALLATHGPEIFDAADQVGAEVYYEAAAAGAIPIIRPLRDSLAGDRVQRIMGIVNGTTNYILDRMDTEGAEFADVLADAQRLGYAEADPTADVEGYDAAQKAAILASLAFHTTVPLDAVHREGITAIDKAMMDAARHAGYVIKLLAVCERLTEASGESISVRVYPALIDRAHPLASVHGAHNAVFVQAEAAGNLMFYGAGAGGVQTASAVLGDVVSAARRHIAGGVGVGESTLANLPIVPVGRVTTRYQITLEVDDQPGVLATVAGILSEGRVSIATVEQTVVEPTDGDVDGGVARLVIGTHKALEQDLSETVDRLAASGVVERVVSVLRVEGN from the coding sequence GTGACCGACTACCGCCGCCTCCGCGTCGCACTGCTGGGAGCCGGGTCCGTCGGCTCGCAGGTCGCCTCGCTGCTGCGACAGCACGCCGACGAGCTCGCCGACCGGGCGGGCGCGCGACTGGAGCTGGTGGGCATCGCGGTCCGCGACGTCGGCGCCAAGCGCGACGTCGACCTGCCGCGTGAGCTCTTCACGACCGACGCGGACTCGCTCATCGTCGGCTCCGACATCGTGATCGAGCTCATGGGCGGCATCGAGCCCGCCCGCGAGTACCTGCTGCACGCGATCAACTCGGGCGCCGACGTCGTGACCGCCAACAAGGCGCTCCTCGCGACCCACGGCCCTGAGATCTTCGACGCCGCCGACCAGGTGGGCGCCGAGGTCTACTACGAGGCGGCCGCCGCCGGGGCGATCCCGATCATCCGCCCGCTGCGCGACTCGCTCGCCGGTGACCGCGTCCAGCGCATCATGGGCATCGTCAACGGCACGACGAACTACATCCTCGACCGCATGGACACCGAGGGGGCCGAATTCGCCGACGTGCTGGCGGACGCGCAGCGCCTGGGGTACGCCGAGGCCGATCCCACCGCCGACGTCGAGGGCTACGACGCTGCGCAGAAGGCCGCGATCCTCGCCAGCCTGGCGTTCCACACGACCGTTCCGCTCGATGCTGTGCACCGCGAGGGCATCACGGCGATCGACAAGGCGATGATGGATGCCGCGCGCCACGCCGGGTACGTCATCAAGCTGCTCGCCGTGTGCGAGCGCCTGACCGAGGCATCCGGTGAATCGATCTCGGTGCGCGTCTACCCGGCGCTCATCGACCGCGCACACCCGCTCGCGAGCGTGCACGGTGCGCACAACGCGGTGTTCGTGCAGGCCGAGGCGGCGGGCAACCTGATGTTCTACGGCGCGGGCGCCGGCGGGGTGCAGACCGCCTCCGCGGTGCTCGGTGACGTCGTGTCGGCGGCGCGGCGCCACATCGCGGGTGGCGTGGGCGTGGGTGAGTCGACCCTCGCGAACCTGCCGATCGTCCCGGTCGGACGCGTCACGACCCGCTACCAGATCACGCTCGAGGTCGACGATCAGCCGGGCGTGCTGGCCACGGTCGCGGGCATCCTGAGCGAGGGCCGCGTGTCGATCGCGACCGTCGAGCAGACGGTCGTGGAGCCGACCGACGGCGACGTCGACGGCGGCGTGGCACGACTGGTGATCGGCACGCACAAGGCTCTGGAGCAGGACCTGAGTGAGACGGTCGACCGTCTCGCCGCGAGCGGCGTCGTCGAGCGCGTCGTCTCGGTGCTGCGCGTCGAAGGCAATTGA
- the argS gene encoding arginine--tRNA ligase: MNPEALSAALLAVVAPLAEARRPGAADGLTVADLPLERPKNRDHGDWASNAALKLAKAVGANPREFAADIAAGLAQIDGVADVEVAGPGFINIRLDAAAAGALAKTIVDAGAAFGTNESQRGNTINLEFVSANPTGPMHIGHTRWAALGDSLARLLLASGATLVREFYVNDAGAQMDRFGRSVLAAAKGEPTPEDGYPGSYIDDLAQRVVSAVPELLSLSEEEQLLIARDRAYELQLGDLQASLEKFNVHFDVFFSERTLHAKGSGGEPSLVDEAVDRLREQGHVFDEEGAVWVRTTDFGDDKDRVIRRSNGEYTYFAADAAYYLNKGDRGFAHKIYLLGADHHGYVHRLKALAGAAGDDPEKDIEVLIGQLVSVNGARLSKRAGNIIELDDLRDWIGTDALRYSLARYPADSPLTLDPEILRKRTNDNPVFYVQYAHARTHNVARNAHGSGVDRSEFAPELLTHETESALLGALQEFPRIVAFAAEVREPHRVARYLEELAGLYHRWYDNCRVIPLGDEPVEPVHRTRLWLNDATGQVLRNGLDLLGVTAPERM; encoded by the coding sequence ATGAATCCCGAAGCCCTCTCCGCCGCCCTGCTCGCCGTCGTCGCCCCGCTCGCGGAGGCGCGACGACCCGGTGCGGCTGACGGGCTCACCGTCGCCGATCTGCCGCTCGAGCGGCCCAAGAACCGCGACCACGGCGACTGGGCCTCGAACGCGGCGCTCAAGCTCGCAAAGGCCGTCGGTGCGAACCCGCGCGAGTTCGCCGCAGACATCGCGGCGGGTCTCGCGCAGATCGACGGCGTCGCCGACGTCGAGGTCGCCGGACCCGGCTTCATCAACATCCGATTGGATGCCGCGGCCGCAGGCGCGCTCGCGAAGACCATCGTCGACGCGGGCGCGGCGTTCGGGACGAACGAGTCCCAGCGTGGGAACACCATCAACCTCGAGTTCGTGAGCGCCAACCCGACGGGTCCGATGCACATCGGCCACACCCGCTGGGCGGCACTCGGCGACTCGCTGGCGCGCCTGCTGCTCGCCAGCGGTGCGACGCTCGTCCGTGAGTTCTACGTCAACGACGCGGGCGCGCAGATGGACCGCTTCGGCCGTTCGGTGCTCGCCGCAGCCAAGGGTGAGCCGACGCCCGAGGACGGCTACCCGGGTTCGTACATCGACGATCTGGCGCAGCGCGTCGTCTCTGCGGTGCCCGAGCTGCTGTCGCTCTCCGAGGAGGAGCAGCTGCTGATCGCTCGCGACCGGGCCTATGAGCTGCAGCTCGGCGACCTGCAGGCGTCGCTCGAGAAGTTCAACGTGCACTTCGACGTCTTCTTCAGCGAGCGCACGCTCCACGCGAAGGGGTCGGGCGGCGAGCCCAGCCTCGTGGACGAGGCCGTCGACCGCCTGCGCGAGCAGGGCCACGTGTTCGATGAAGAAGGTGCGGTGTGGGTGCGCACCACCGACTTCGGCGACGACAAGGATCGCGTCATCCGTCGCTCCAACGGCGAGTACACGTATTTCGCCGCCGACGCCGCGTACTACCTCAACAAGGGCGACCGCGGCTTCGCGCACAAGATCTACCTTCTCGGCGCGGACCACCACGGCTACGTGCACCGTCTCAAGGCTCTCGCGGGCGCGGCGGGCGACGACCCCGAGAAGGACATCGAGGTGCTCATCGGGCAGCTCGTGTCGGTCAACGGCGCGCGGCTGTCGAAGCGCGCGGGCAACATCATCGAGCTCGACGACCTCCGCGACTGGATCGGCACCGACGCGCTGCGGTACTCGCTCGCGCGCTACCCCGCGGACTCGCCGCTCACGCTCGACCCGGAGATCCTCCGCAAGCGCACCAACGACAACCCCGTCTTCTACGTGCAGTACGCCCACGCACGCACGCACAACGTGGCGCGCAACGCGCACGGCTCGGGCGTCGACCGCTCCGAGTTCGCCCCCGAGCTGCTGACACACGAGACCGAGTCGGCGCTCCTCGGCGCGCTGCAGGAGTTCCCGCGCATCGTGGCGTTCGCCGCCGAGGTGCGCGAGCCGCACCGCGTCGCCCGCTACCTCGAGGAGCTCGCCGGGCTCTACCACCGCTGGTACGACAACTGCCGGGTGATCCCGCTGGGCGATGAGCCCGTCGAGCCGGTGCACCGCACCCGCCTGTGGCTCAACGACGCCACGGGCCAGGTGCTGCGCAACGGACTCGATCTTCTCGGGGTCACCGCCCCGGAACGGATGTAG
- a CDS encoding transglutaminase-like domain-containing protein, with product MQRVVTAEMDLELGASVDLIFQIAAAQAVPISSEQLTFTQGDRVYTPTEIVDQSGSRLHRLTGEPGHLEIRYEATVDGQAASNRTSDLEAITYLRPSRYAQSDEVFQQARRQFKGLSGHDLIAAVSEFVSTSTTYTPGLSQGTDSAVTTLMTGQGVCRDYAHVVIALLRAMDMPARYAACFAPGLRPMDFHAVAEAYLDGAWYVIDATRLANRSSLVRIATGRDAADCAFLSYHGGYVGLKRLRVDAWVVPEAATLDGLDTLPEALPQTSDPAADDFGALVQIS from the coding sequence GTGCAACGCGTCGTGACCGCTGAGATGGACCTCGAACTGGGGGCATCCGTCGACCTCATCTTCCAGATCGCAGCCGCCCAGGCGGTGCCGATCTCGAGTGAGCAGCTGACGTTCACACAGGGTGATCGCGTGTACACGCCGACGGAGATCGTCGACCAGTCCGGCAGCCGTCTGCACCGCCTCACGGGCGAGCCCGGCCACCTCGAGATACGCTACGAGGCGACGGTCGACGGGCAGGCTGCGAGCAACCGCACGAGCGACCTCGAGGCCATCACCTACCTTCGTCCGAGCCGCTATGCGCAGTCCGACGAGGTGTTCCAGCAGGCCCGTCGCCAGTTCAAAGGGCTGTCGGGCCACGACCTGATCGCGGCCGTCTCGGAGTTCGTCTCCACGAGCACCACGTACACCCCCGGCCTCAGCCAGGGCACCGACAGCGCGGTCACGACGCTGATGACCGGTCAGGGCGTCTGCCGTGACTACGCACATGTCGTCATCGCGCTCCTGCGCGCGATGGACATGCCGGCCCGTTACGCCGCGTGCTTCGCGCCGGGGCTGCGCCCGATGGACTTCCACGCCGTCGCCGAGGCGTACCTCGACGGCGCCTGGTACGTCATCGACGCGACGCGCCTCGCGAACCGAAGCTCGCTCGTGCGCATCGCGACGGGTCGGGATGCGGCGGACTGCGCGTTCCTCAGTTACCACGGCGGCTACGTGGGACTCAAGCGCCTGCGCGTCGACGCCTGGGTGGTCCCCGAGGCCGCGACCCTGGACGGCCTCGACACGCTGCCCGAGGCGCTGCCGCAGACGTCCGATCCCGCCGCCGACGACTTCGGCGCCCTGGTGCAGATCTCCTGA
- the thrC gene encoding threonine synthase, which translates to MAHVWRGVLREYADRLGVTDASTVVTLGEGGTPLLPAPALSRRTGTDVWVKFEGMNPTGSFKDRGMTVAVSRAIEHGAKAVICASTGNTSASAAAYAAHAGITAAVLVPEGKIAMGKLSQAVAHNGRLIQIRGNFDDCLEIARELADNYPVHLVNSVNPDRIDGQKTAAYEVVEQLGDAPDFHFIPVGNAGNYTAYTRGYREEAEAGVSTRVPRMFGFQAEGSAPLVRGEVVKHPETVASAIRIGNPASWDLALEARAATDGYFGAIDDDRILAAQKLLAGEVGIFVEPASAISVAGLLDRVEAGIVPQGARVVLTVTGHGLKDPYWALRNADGSEVEPTVVDATTSEVASVLELAPAAATA; encoded by the coding sequence ATGGCACACGTTTGGCGCGGAGTCCTCCGCGAGTACGCAGATCGTCTGGGCGTCACGGATGCCTCGACCGTGGTCACGCTCGGCGAGGGCGGTACGCCGCTCCTGCCCGCGCCGGCGCTGTCGCGCCGCACCGGCACCGACGTGTGGGTGAAGTTCGAGGGCATGAACCCCACCGGGTCGTTCAAGGACCGCGGCATGACGGTCGCCGTCTCCCGCGCGATCGAGCACGGCGCGAAGGCCGTCATCTGCGCCTCGACCGGCAACACCTCCGCCTCGGCGGCCGCGTATGCGGCGCACGCCGGCATCACGGCGGCGGTGCTCGTGCCCGAGGGCAAGATCGCGATGGGCAAGCTCAGCCAGGCCGTCGCGCACAACGGCCGGCTGATCCAGATCCGCGGCAACTTCGACGACTGCCTCGAGATCGCGCGCGAGCTCGCCGACAACTACCCGGTGCACCTCGTCAACTCGGTCAATCCCGACCGCATCGACGGCCAGAAGACAGCCGCGTACGAGGTCGTCGAGCAGCTGGGTGACGCTCCCGACTTCCACTTCATCCCGGTCGGCAACGCCGGCAACTACACGGCCTACACCCGCGGCTACCGCGAAGAGGCCGAGGCCGGCGTGTCGACCCGCGTGCCGCGCATGTTCGGCTTCCAGGCCGAAGGCTCTGCGCCGCTCGTGCGCGGCGAGGTCGTGAAGCACCCCGAAACGGTCGCCAGCGCCATCCGCATCGGCAACCCTGCCTCGTGGGACCTCGCGCTCGAGGCCCGTGCGGCGACCGACGGGTACTTCGGCGCCATCGACGACGACCGCATCCTCGCGGCGCAGAAGCTCCTCGCGGGCGAGGTCGGCATCTTCGTCGAGCCCGCGTCGGCGATCAGCGTCGCCGGTCTGCTCGACCGCGTCGAGGCAGGCATCGTGCCGCAGGGCGCGCGTGTCGTGCTCACGGTGACCGGCCACGGCCTCAAGGACCCGTATTGGGCCCTGCGCAACGCCGACGGCTCGGAGGTCGAGCCCACGGTGGTCGACGCCACGACGTCGGAGGTGGCGTCCGTCCTGGAGCTCGCTCCCGCGGCGGCGACCGCGTGA
- a CDS encoding DUF2993 domain-containing protein produces MARGGTQVTEPLPEGMVQSAPERSRRVWPWIVAFAIVAVLAVAAWFAAEAIARQVVTGIVQDQVRTQLSLPADQQIDVGIEGAVLPQLIAGTLTELTISSDDVTIGGQGSDAQVTGDISVVAHGVSVRDGAITDADATVVLDEQQLRELMSNVDGFPVDSLGLAAPNITMEVDLTLFGATVPVGAALTPSADQGDLVLTPASLQLGGAEVSAAQVQKTFGRLADGVVRDWDVCVAQYLPAGVTLTAVEVTGDALVADFDVDGAIATDPALQENGTCA; encoded by the coding sequence ATGGCCAGAGGCGGCACGCAGGTGACCGAACCCCTTCCGGAGGGCATGGTGCAGTCGGCACCGGAGCGATCGCGCCGCGTGTGGCCCTGGATCGTGGCGTTCGCGATCGTCGCCGTGCTCGCCGTGGCCGCGTGGTTCGCCGCCGAGGCGATCGCCCGCCAGGTGGTGACCGGGATCGTGCAGGACCAGGTGCGCACCCAGCTGTCGCTGCCCGCCGATCAGCAGATCGACGTCGGGATCGAAGGAGCGGTGCTCCCGCAGCTCATCGCCGGCACGCTGACCGAGCTGACGATCTCGTCCGACGACGTCACGATCGGCGGCCAGGGATCCGACGCGCAGGTGACCGGCGACATCTCGGTCGTCGCGCACGGCGTGTCCGTCCGTGACGGCGCCATCACTGACGCGGACGCGACGGTGGTGCTCGACGAGCAGCAGCTGCGAGAGCTGATGTCCAATGTCGACGGCTTCCCCGTCGACAGCCTCGGGCTGGCGGCGCCCAACATCACCATGGAGGTCGACCTGACTCTGTTCGGCGCGACCGTCCCGGTCGGTGCGGCGCTCACCCCATCGGCCGATCAGGGAGACCTCGTGCTCACGCCCGCGTCGCTGCAGCTCGGCGGTGCCGAGGTGTCGGCGGCACAGGTGCAGAAGACGTTCGGCCGACTCGCCGACGGCGTGGTGCGCGACTGGGACGTGTGCGTCGCCCAGTACCTGCCGGCAGGCGTCACGCTCACCGCCGTCGAGGTGACCGGCGACGCCCTGGTCGCCGACTTCGACGTCGACGGGGCCATCGCGACCGATCCCGCACTCCAGGAGAACGGCACCTGCGCCTGA
- the lysA gene encoding diaminopimelate decarboxylase: MSADPHIRSVAPAWLERPADANGLAPAVWPAAATRGADGVLELGGIPATALRERFGTPLYVVDEDEVRGTARRTLDAFRAAAALHGVQARVYYAGKAFLSTEVVRWVTEEGLAVDVCSGGELAVALAAGADPARLGFHGNNKSMAELERAVEAGIGSIVIDSLIEIERLAAILERRGATQAVLLRVNSGVHAETHDFLATAHEDQKFGFTLTDAPAAAARIRELPGLELVGLHCHIGSQIFGTAGFEESASRLVELHAELREGGELPVLNLGGGFGIAYTSVDDPTPIEALALGIAEAVARQCEVRGIPVPNLAFEPGRAIVGRAGVTLYEIGTTKPVALESGDFRLYVSVDGGMSDNARPALYGAQFSARIASRASDVEPVLTRVVGKHCESGDIVVDAEYLPGDVSPGDMLAVPATGAYCFSLSNNYNYVPRPPVVALRGGEARVIVRGETIDDLLARDAGLSTVHDGRELAGAPTEGRQRMPVPSERSEPK, encoded by the coding sequence GTGTCCGCCGACCCGCACATCCGTTCCGTCGCTCCCGCGTGGCTCGAACGCCCCGCCGACGCGAACGGGCTCGCCCCCGCCGTGTGGCCGGCGGCCGCGACCCGTGGTGCGGACGGCGTGCTCGAGCTCGGCGGCATCCCCGCGACCGCCCTGCGCGAGCGGTTCGGGACACCTCTGTACGTCGTCGACGAGGACGAGGTCCGCGGGACCGCCCGCCGCACCCTCGACGCCTTCCGCGCGGCGGCCGCGCTGCACGGGGTGCAGGCCCGCGTCTACTACGCCGGCAAGGCGTTCCTCAGCACCGAGGTCGTGCGCTGGGTCACGGAGGAAGGGCTCGCGGTCGACGTCTGCAGCGGCGGCGAGCTCGCCGTCGCTCTCGCGGCCGGGGCCGACCCGGCGCGCCTGGGCTTCCACGGCAACAACAAGTCGATGGCCGAGCTCGAGCGCGCCGTCGAGGCCGGCATCGGCTCGATCGTCATCGACAGCCTCATCGAGATCGAGCGCCTCGCCGCGATCCTCGAGCGCCGGGGCGCGACGCAGGCTGTGCTGCTGCGGGTCAACAGCGGCGTGCACGCCGAGACGCACGATTTCCTCGCGACGGCCCACGAAGACCAGAAATTCGGCTTCACACTGACGGATGCCCCGGCAGCTGCCGCTCGCATCCGCGAACTCCCCGGGCTCGAGTTGGTGGGTCTGCACTGCCACATCGGCTCGCAGATCTTCGGCACGGCCGGGTTCGAGGAGTCCGCCTCCCGCCTGGTGGAGCTCCACGCAGAGCTCCGCGAGGGCGGCGAACTGCCCGTCCTGAACCTGGGTGGCGGCTTCGGCATCGCCTACACGTCCGTCGACGACCCGACGCCGATCGAGGCGCTGGCCCTCGGCATCGCGGAGGCCGTCGCGCGGCAGTGCGAGGTGCGCGGCATCCCGGTTCCGAATCTCGCGTTCGAGCCCGGCCGCGCCATCGTCGGCCGCGCCGGGGTGACGCTGTACGAGATCGGCACGACCAAGCCGGTCGCGCTCGAGAGCGGCGATTTCCGTCTGTATGTGAGCGTCGACGGCGGCATGAGCGACAACGCCCGCCCGGCGCTGTACGGCGCGCAGTTCTCGGCCCGCATCGCGTCTCGCGCGAGCGATGTCGAGCCGGTCCTCACGCGGGTCGTCGGCAAGCACTGCGAGTCGGGCGACATCGTGGTCGACGCCGAGTACCTGCCGGGCGACGTCTCGCCCGGCGACATGCTCGCGGTCCCCGCGACCGGCGCCTACTGCTTCTCGCTCTCGAACAACTACAACTACGTCCCCCGCCCGCCCGTCGTGGCGCTGCGCGGGGGAGAGGCACGCGTCATCGTGCGCGGCGAGACGATCGACGATCTGCTCGCCCGTGATGCCGGCCTCAGCACCGTGCACGACGGGCGCGAGCTCGCCGGCGCACCGACGGAAGGAAGACAACGCATGCCTGTACCGAGCGAGCGGAGCGAGCCCAAGTGA
- a CDS encoding PadR family transcriptional regulator: protein MVDVAKHEQDLRKGVLVLAVLSQLREEQYGYSLRQALQERGMPIEEGTLYPLLRRLETQGLLASRWLGENGPPRRYYSLSAEGAELYRELSASWASLATVLSHLLEGEKR from the coding sequence ATGGTAGACGTCGCGAAGCACGAACAGGACCTCCGAAAGGGCGTCCTCGTGCTCGCTGTGCTGTCGCAGTTACGCGAGGAGCAGTACGGCTACTCGCTGCGGCAGGCGCTCCAGGAGCGCGGCATGCCGATCGAAGAAGGCACGCTGTACCCCCTGCTGCGACGGCTCGAAACACAAGGCCTCCTCGCCTCCCGGTGGCTGGGCGAGAACGGCCCGCCACGCCGGTACTACTCGCTCAGCGCCGAAGGTGCCGAACTGTACCGAGAGCTGTCCGCATCGTGGGCCTCTCTCGCGACCGTGCTGTCCCATCTCCTGGAAGGAGAAAAGCGATGA